GTGACGGAGTCACTTCTAGCCACACTTTCCCCCTGAGGGAGGAATGAATTTTAATTCCTCCTTAAACCTGTCATGAATATTTCGCCGAGAGCGAGCCGAAAATAGTCCAGTGAAAACGGAGGTTATTAAGACCTTCTCACCAGTATTTTATGCGAATAAATGGTTACGCCCTAAAATATTTCATAAATAGCCGGGAATCTAATGACTAGATTCCCGGCTATTTTGTTGCATAAAAAAACTGTACCCTCATTCAAAATGGATACAGCCGTGCCAAAATCAGACGATACATTTCGCCTCGTATTTAATCGCTAACAACTTATAAGAGATTTGTACGCAGTCCTCGATTGGAATCCATAGCCCATAGGAATGCTCGTAAATCTCCCGAATTCGCTTCGCAAGGTCGGTCGGATGATCTAGACGGTGTAGATCCGATACGACATCAGCAATTTCGAGCTCATACGCTTTTGGTCCTGCTTCAAATGGATCCCACTGTCCA
This region of Sporosarcina sp. ANT_H38 genomic DNA includes:
- a CDS encoding DUF1871 family protein encodes the protein MNKKAVALLGQWDPFEAGPKAYELEIADVVSDLHRLDHPTDLAKRIREIYEHSYGLWIPIEDCVQISYKLLAIKYEAKCIV